One Candidatus Omnitrophota bacterium DNA window includes the following coding sequences:
- a CDS encoding AsmA family protein: MQEQPKRRGIPFLRKIFFLFILFVILGSIGLWYVNENIMPTKGRSLIIEYLTKAMGREVTLESVYYNPFRGIVLRNLAISDDPKYKRNFLEVGKLYLNILYIPLLQQKKLVISSVRIDSPKIALTIDDQDKWNFQSLAFFNQPKSEGGDMTTLVNSVIISNARIALEDLATVPAFRKELKDTDFQISLSYPIKIKYRLNSGLDIKQVNSFSADGQFDPVKKSAMLNLKLKDIPLEEFQPYYAEMPFKTLAGNLSGNISASYSHENSLTVATVSSVTGLYLGREDYTAKGAIDLSGKMSLDLRDKTKAKIPCVINAAAKLARAELVSKDFSVKGDVDANGKFTFDLKNKGVPLKYTADTQLRDTKLTGVPVFGAIDRINGKIYFDETKLWTDLLKGLAKGFDCVFSGTLKDYTNPRLDLTAKTDLDLARLNELLAPEMKEKLKGYTFSGISKLSLNVSGILKQQDKVPLAYIVTSELLDCGVKTAFLDKPVKSINGKLVVRQDSLALKDISAFFYDKKYLLSGEVTGFKTPACDLSLSSDDLKLRMAFKYLEDSVTFGKFDGRYKNTVFNLTGSYANFKDPALNVKGNILTTPGEISPYIPKENAEFFNKLDPATSLSSAFEFKGKTKKQETWNLLLNKFEGKSAALDLAVFGSISDFKDPSLDLRGSLDTTVEKLKKFLAPQQAEMLTKSEVGGDLTLKFVFKGKQKSQDTWQADLIADSPQINIKKLKLAGCHLEAKFKDKFLTFPRVTANPYDGALAANAVIDFSQQNPQYVVQVAVRDIDISRWKDDTDMKDKKLQGRFSANADLGGFGSNLETLKGKGRFEIKDGHFWELPVFSGIANILYIPGVSNIAFGEARGTFSIANKKIYTEDTQMISEQMKLTGNGTVDFDGNLDFQTTVTFDKGLLQIASPLGPFRDFFIDKEGNYLGIITLNGTTKDPKFKTNAPSFDRIFQNKLFNNIKNGIFGGNE, from the coding sequence ATGCAGGAACAACCGAAACGCAGGGGCATCCCCTTTTTACGGAAGATATTCTTCTTATTCATATTGTTCGTCATCCTGGGCTCTATCGGGCTTTGGTATGTCAACGAGAATATCATGCCCACGAAGGGCAGGTCGCTCATTATAGAGTATCTCACGAAGGCGATGGGCCGCGAAGTGACCCTTGAGAGCGTCTATTACAACCCGTTCAGGGGCATCGTCCTGAGGAACCTGGCGATATCCGACGACCCGAAATACAAAAGGAATTTCCTGGAAGTCGGAAAGCTTTACCTGAACATCCTCTATATCCCCCTCCTCCAGCAAAAGAAGCTGGTGATCTCGTCGGTAAGGATCGATTCGCCAAAAATAGCCCTTACCATAGATGACCAGGACAAATGGAACTTCCAGTCGCTCGCTTTCTTTAACCAGCCCAAATCCGAGGGCGGGGATATGACCACCCTCGTCAACAGCGTCATCATATCCAACGCGCGGATAGCGCTCGAGGACCTCGCCACCGTGCCGGCTTTCAGGAAAGAATTGAAGGATACGGATTTCCAGATATCCCTCTCGTACCCGATTAAGATCAAATACAGGTTAAACTCCGGGCTTGACATAAAACAGGTTAATTCCTTTTCGGCCGACGGGCAATTCGATCCCGTCAAAAAGAGCGCGATGCTCAATCTCAAACTTAAGGACATACCGCTTGAGGAATTCCAGCCGTATTACGCGGAGATGCCGTTCAAAACCCTCGCCGGGAACCTGAGCGGGAACATCAGCGCGTCCTATTCCCATGAGAACAGCCTGACGGTCGCGACGGTTTCGTCGGTGACCGGGCTCTACCTCGGCCGGGAGGATTATACCGCGAAAGGCGCCATCGACCTGAGCGGAAAGATGTCCCTGGACCTCAGGGACAAGACCAAGGCGAAGATACCGTGCGTGATAAACGCCGCCGCTAAACTGGCCAGGGCCGAACTTGTATCTAAAGACTTTTCGGTAAAAGGAGACGTCGACGCGAACGGCAAATTCACGTTCGACCTTAAGAATAAGGGCGTCCCCCTGAAATATACGGCTGACACACAGCTCCGCGACACGAAACTCACCGGAGTGCCGGTCTTCGGCGCGATAGACAGGATAAACGGGAAGATATATTTCGACGAGACGAAACTTTGGACAGACCTGCTTAAAGGGCTCGCCAAGGGCTTCGACTGCGTATTCTCCGGGACGTTAAAAGATTATACCAATCCCCGTCTGGACCTGACCGCAAAGACCGACCTCGACCTCGCGCGGCTCAACGAACTGCTTGCGCCGGAGATGAAGGAAAAACTCAAGGGTTACACATTCAGCGGGATAAGCAAACTCTCGCTTAACGTCAGCGGCATTCTGAAACAGCAGGATAAGGTCCCCCTCGCCTACATCGTTACTTCCGAACTTTTGGATTGCGGCGTAAAAACGGCTTTCCTGGATAAGCCCGTCAAATCGATAAACGGAAAACTCGTCGTGAGACAGGACTCGCTGGCGCTGAAAGATATCTCGGCGTTCTTTTACGACAAAAAATACCTTTTAAGCGGAGAGGTAACGGGCTTCAAGACGCCGGCGTGCGACCTCTCTCTCTCCTCGGATGACCTTAAGCTGAGGATGGCGTTCAAGTACCTGGAAGATTCCGTGACGTTCGGAAAATTCGACGGGCGGTACAAAAATACGGTCTTTAACCTAACCGGGTCTTACGCGAATTTCAAGGACCCGGCGCTTAACGTAAAAGGAAACATCTTGACGACCCCGGGCGAGATATCCCCGTATATCCCTAAAGAGAACGCGGAATTCTTCAATAAGCTCGACCCGGCGACCTCCCTCTCTTCCGCTTTTGAGTTCAAAGGAAAGACAAAGAAACAGGAGACATGGAACCTCCTGTTGAATAAATTTGAAGGGAAATCAGCCGCCCTCGACCTGGCCGTCTTCGGCTCCATATCGGATTTCAAAGACCCTTCGCTGGACCTGCGCGGCAGCCTTGATACGACGGTCGAGAAACTGAAAAAATTCCTGGCGCCGCAGCAGGCGGAGATGCTCACAAAGAGCGAGGTCGGCGGGGACCTTACATTGAAATTCGTATTTAAAGGCAAACAAAAGTCCCAGGATACCTGGCAGGCCGATCTGATCGCCGATTCCCCGCAGATCAACATCAAGAAACTTAAATTAGCCGGTTGCCATCTCGAGGCCAAATTCAAGGATAAGTTCCTGACATTCCCGCGCGTCACCGCCAACCCATATGACGGCGCATTAGCCGCCAACGCGGTCATCGATTTCAGCCAGCAGAACCCCCAGTATGTCGTGCAGGTCGCGGTGCGGGATATCGATATCAGCAGGTGGAAGGATGATACCGATATGAAGGATAAAAAACTACAGGGGCGTTTTTCGGCGAACGCCGACTTAGGCGGGTTCGGGAGCAACCTGGAGACTCTGAAAGGCAAGGGCCGGTTCGAGATAAAAGACGGGCATTTCTGGGAATTGCCTGTGTTCTCCGGGATCGCAAACATCCTTTATATACCCGGGGTTAGCAATATAGCTTTCGGCGAAGCGCGCGGGACATTTAGTATCGCGAACAAAAAAATATATACGGAAGATACCCAGATGATCTCCGAGCAGATGAAACTGACGGGTAACGGCACGGTGGATTTCGACGGCAACCTCGATTTCCAGACCACCGTGACTTTCGACAAAGGCCTTCTTCAGATAGCTTCTCCCCTCGGGCCGTTCCGCGACTTCTTCATAGATAAAGAAGGCAATTATCTCGGCATCATAACACTGAACGGGACGACAAAAGACCCGAAGTTCAAGACCAACGCGCCTAGCTTTGACAGGATATTCCAAAACAAACTTTTCAATAACATCAAAAATGGGATCTTCGGAGGGAACGAATGA
- a CDS encoding XTP/dITP diphosphatase: MFEIVISSRNREKKRELKALLKGLGIKVLDLNDFPGSPKVKETGKTFEANARLKALKIAKYTKRLVVADDSGLAVKALGGGPGVRSARFAGNKADYEGNNRKLLRLLESVPGNKRGAKFVSVVAIAGPDGIKGIVRGECSGRITFEPKGANGFGYDPVFFSPEFKKTFAELSASQKNSISHRGRALKKARTIIRSLRRSHF, encoded by the coding sequence GTGTTTGAGATAGTCATATCATCAAGGAACAGGGAAAAAAAGCGCGAACTCAAGGCCCTCCTTAAAGGCCTCGGCATAAAAGTCCTCGACCTGAATGATTTTCCCGGCTCCCCGAAGGTAAAAGAGACGGGAAAGACTTTCGAGGCGAACGCCAGGCTCAAAGCCCTTAAGATAGCGAAATACACAAAACGGCTGGTTGTGGCCGATGATTCGGGCCTTGCCGTCAAAGCGCTCGGCGGCGGGCCGGGCGTCCGTTCCGCCAGGTTCGCAGGAAATAAAGCCGACTATGAAGGTAATAACCGGAAACTGTTAAGGCTTCTTGAGAGTGTGCCGGGGAATAAGAGGGGAGCTAAATTCGTTTCTGTGGTCGCGATCGCCGGGCCTGACGGCATTAAAGGTATAGTCAGGGGAGAGTGTTCTGGCAGGATAACTTTTGAACCCAAGGGCGCAAACGGCTTCGGCTACGACCCGGTATTCTTTTCGCCGGAATTCAAGAAGACTTTCGCGGAACTTTCCGCTTCACAGAAGAATTCTATAAGCCACCGCGGCCGCGCGTTAAAGAAAGCGCGGACCATCATTCGTTCCCTCCGAAGATCCCATTTTTGA
- the rph gene encoding ribonuclease PH yields the protein MIKRADGRGAEFLRKVNVTRNYMKFAEGSCLMELGETKVICTASVEENVPMFLKGKGTGWVTSEYGMLPRSCQQRVQREAVRGAIGGRTHEIQRLVGRSLRAVVDLPVLGERSVWIDCDVIQADGGTRCASITGSFIALADALSWMKKKGMITKIPVLDYVAATSVGMIKGEPVLDLTFQEDSNADVDMNIVMTGGVKFIEVQGTAEGEPFDGEELHKLLELAKKGIGQLIDIQKKALGI from the coding sequence ATGATAAAAAGAGCGGACGGGCGCGGCGCGGAATTCTTAAGGAAGGTGAATGTCACGCGCAATTATATGAAATTCGCCGAAGGGTCGTGCCTTATGGAATTGGGCGAAACGAAGGTCATCTGCACCGCCTCGGTCGAAGAGAATGTCCCGATGTTCCTTAAGGGCAAGGGGACGGGCTGGGTGACTTCCGAATACGGGATGCTTCCCCGTTCGTGCCAGCAGAGGGTGCAGAGGGAAGCGGTAAGGGGCGCTATCGGCGGAAGGACGCACGAAATACAGCGCCTTGTCGGGCGTTCGCTCAGGGCTGTCGTCGACCTCCCGGTATTAGGGGAAAGGTCGGTCTGGATAGATTGCGACGTCATCCAGGCGGACGGCGGCACGCGTTGCGCCTCGATAACCGGAAGTTTCATCGCGCTTGCCGACGCGTTATCATGGATGAAGAAGAAGGGTATGATAACGAAGATCCCGGTGCTCGATTACGTGGCCGCGACAAGCGTCGGCATGATAAAAGGCGAGCCGGTCCTCGACCTCACTTTCCAGGAGGACTCAAACGCCGATGTTGACATGAACATCGTCATGACAGGGGGGGTAAAGTTCATCGAGGTCCAGGGGACGGCTGAGGGCGAACCCTTCGACGGGGAAGAACTGCATAAATTGCTCGAACTCGCCAAGAAGGGCATAGGCCAGCTTATCGACATACAGAAGAAGGCATTGGGTATTTAA
- a CDS encoding FumA C-terminus/TtdB family hydratase beta subunit, translating into MIRSIQLPLKDDVIKTLRAGDEVLLNGPVYTARDQAHFRLVGAYAKKKMPLDLRGQVIYYAGPTPARPGKTVGSCGPTTSSRMDFFTPHLLKAGLKGMIGKGSRSEDVRRAIKRHKAVYFITIAGAGAYLSKKIIDAKPVLYKDLGAEAVYKLKLRDFPAIVGIDPMGKEI; encoded by the coding sequence ATGATACGCTCTATCCAGTTACCTCTTAAAGACGACGTAATAAAAACTCTAAGGGCAGGCGATGAAGTGTTGCTGAACGGCCCTGTCTATACCGCCCGCGACCAGGCGCATTTCAGGCTGGTAGGGGCTTACGCGAAAAAGAAGATGCCGTTGGACCTCAGGGGACAGGTGATCTATTACGCGGGGCCTACTCCCGCGCGCCCGGGGAAAACCGTAGGCTCATGCGGCCCGACCACTTCAAGCAGGATGGATTTCTTTACGCCGCACCTCTTGAAGGCCGGGCTTAAGGGGATGATAGGAAAAGGTTCGCGTTCCGAGGATGTCAGGCGGGCGATAAAGAGGCATAAGGCGGTCTATTTTATCACTATCGCCGGCGCCGGCGCGTATCTTTCCAAAAAGATAATAGACGCGAAGCCGGTCTTGTATAAAGACCTGGGCGCGGAGGCTGTTTACAAATTGAAGTTAAGAGATTTTCCCGCTATCGTCGGGATAGACCCAATGGGAAAGGAAATATAA
- a CDS encoding fumarate hydratase encodes MKKINVKKIKSAVAKLAVEANLILRGDIIRAIRKAYLAEKDRKAKNILKILLSNAAIAKYERIAICQDTGMAVVFIEIGQGVSLTGGSLSRAVNDGIREGYKKGHLRKSVVADPIMRVNTKDNAPAVIHEEIVPGNKVRITVVPKGFGSENKTAVKMLNPTQGADEIGAFVIESVMKAGADACPPYIIGVGLGGTLDKACLLSKKALMRHIDKRSAKRHIAGLEKGLFKKINALKIGPMGFGGGATCLGVNIETYPTHIAGLPVCVSISCHATRSATATL; translated from the coding sequence ATGAAAAAGATAAATGTCAAAAAAATAAAGTCCGCGGTCGCGAAGCTCGCGGTCGAGGCAAACCTCATCCTGCGCGGGGATATTATCCGCGCCATAAGGAAAGCATACCTGGCCGAAAAAGACCGGAAGGCCAAAAATATCCTTAAAATACTACTCTCCAACGCCGCGATCGCGAAATATGAAAGAATAGCGATCTGCCAGGATACCGGGATGGCGGTCGTATTTATCGAGATAGGACAGGGCGTCAGCCTTACGGGCGGCAGTCTTTCGAGAGCGGTCAATGACGGTATCCGCGAAGGATACAAAAAAGGCCACCTGCGCAAATCTGTCGTCGCCGACCCTATCATGAGGGTTAATACAAAGGATAACGCGCCTGCGGTCATACACGAGGAGATAGTCCCGGGGAACAAAGTAAGGATAACCGTCGTACCTAAGGGGTTCGGAAGCGAGAACAAGACCGCCGTCAAGATGCTCAACCCCACCCAGGGCGCGGATGAGATCGGGGCGTTCGTGATCGAATCGGTAATGAAAGCCGGCGCCGACGCATGCCCGCCGTATATTATAGGCGTGGGCCTCGGCGGCACCCTTGATAAGGCATGCCTTTTGTCTAAAAAAGCGCTGATGCGCCATATAGATAAACGGAGCGCAAAACGCCATATCGCGGGGTTGGAAAAAGGATTGTTTAAGAAGATAAACGCTTTAAAGATAGGCCCGATGGGGTTCGGCGGCGGGGCCACCTGCCTGGGCGTAAATATAGAGACATATCCGACCCATATAGCCGGCCTTCCGGTCTGCGTAAGCATATCCTGCCACGCGACGAGGAGCGCGACAGCCACACTTTAG
- a CDS encoding 7-carboxy-7-deazaguanine synthase QueE has product MKIIFKQPTAKVTEVFLSIQGEGVYAGEDHVFVRFHGCNLRCAFCDTPQPEAPEESSIRAVVDKVFDADKGKKAKAVTITGGEPLLHTHFLKVLLPALKERGYKIHLDTNGTLPDKAKEVIGLVDVIAMDIKLPSSTKNRHFWEEHFEFLKAAKEKEVFIKMVVTNETHDADVEKAVALIESIDRNIPLIFQPASAFGEFKGVPENAKLLDWQKKALAKLKDVRVIPQLHKIKGVK; this is encoded by the coding sequence ATGAAAATAATATTCAAACAACCTACTGCGAAAGTGACCGAAGTCTTCCTCTCTATCCAGGGCGAGGGTGTCTATGCCGGAGAGGACCATGTCTTCGTCCGTTTCCACGGCTGCAACCTGCGCTGCGCGTTTTGCGATACGCCACAGCCGGAAGCGCCCGAAGAGTCTTCGATAAGGGCTGTCGTCGATAAGGTATTCGACGCGGATAAGGGTAAAAAAGCGAAGGCTGTCACGATAACGGGAGGTGAACCTTTGCTCCACACGCACTTCCTGAAAGTCCTCCTGCCGGCGCTAAAGGAAAGAGGATATAAGATACACCTCGATACGAACGGGACCCTCCCGGATAAGGCGAAGGAAGTGATAGGCCTTGTCGATGTCATCGCCATGGATATCAAACTGCCGTCCTCGACGAAGAACAGGCATTTTTGGGAAGAGCACTTCGAATTCCTGAAAGCGGCTAAAGAGAAAGAAGTTTTCATCAAGATGGTCGTCACGAACGAGACCCACGACGCCGATGTCGAAAAGGCTGTCGCGTTGATAGAGAGCATCGACAGGAATATACCGCTTATATTCCAGCCTGCCTCTGCCTTCGGGGAGTTCAAGGGCGTCCCTGAAAACGCCAAACTTCTCGATTGGCAGAAGAAGGCGCTGGCTAAACTGAAGGACGTGAGGGTAATACCGCAACTCCATAAGATCAAGGGTGTAAAATGA
- the queC gene encoding 7-cyano-7-deazaguanine synthase QueC → MKNPMRGTRKAVVLLSGGLDSATTLYYAKSKGYDCKCLVFDYGQRHKKEIESAKKIARSCGADYEIINIALPWKGSALLDRRIAVPKSRRRPAKGIPATYVPARNTVFLSFAVSCAEATGATAIFIGANAVDFSGYPDCRPEYYKVFNKLIKRGTKAGAKIKIFTPLIGMAKAQIIRLGTKLGVPYEYTWSCYAGGKGPCLTCDSCIIREKGFREAKIIDPSKKI, encoded by the coding sequence ATGAAGAATCCCATGCGCGGGACAAGGAAAGCGGTGGTATTGCTGTCGGGCGGGTTGGATTCCGCGACCACGCTTTATTACGCGAAGAGCAAGGGATACGATTGCAAGTGCCTGGTCTTTGATTACGGACAGCGCCATAAAAAAGAGATCGAGAGCGCGAAGAAGATCGCCAGATCCTGCGGCGCGGATTACGAGATCATAAACATCGCTTTGCCGTGGAAAGGGAGCGCCCTCCTCGATAGGCGCATAGCCGTGCCAAAGAGCAGAAGGCGTCCTGCAAAAGGTATACCGGCCACTTATGTTCCGGCAAGGAACACGGTATTTCTGAGTTTCGCGGTTTCCTGCGCCGAGGCGACAGGCGCGACCGCGATATTTATCGGCGCGAACGCGGTCGATTTCAGCGGGTATCCCGATTGCAGGCCGGAATACTATAAAGTTTTCAATAAATTGATTAAGCGCGGAACAAAAGCCGGCGCCAAGATAAAGATATTTACACCGCTCATAGGCATGGCGAAAGCACAGATCATCAGGCTGGGAACGAAATTGGGCGTGCCGTATGAATATACGTGGTCGTGCTACGCCGGAGGCAAGGGCCCCTGCCTTACGTGTGATTCGTGCATCATAAGGGAAAAAGGTTTCAGAGAGGCCAAGATAATAGACCCCTCGAAAAAGATATGA
- a CDS encoding 6-carboxytetrahydropterin synthase, whose protein sequence is MFEVSVKGSFSGAHRLKGYRGKCEALHGHNWDVEVFAAAKKLDLGGLAIDFRTLRDKLNAVLDSLDHRDLNGIVFFKKGNPSAENIAKYIYDNLKKALKGDKVSLRRVSVWETRDSCATYFE, encoded by the coding sequence ATGTTTGAGGTATCGGTAAAAGGGAGTTTCAGCGGCGCGCACAGGCTGAAGGGCTACCGCGGCAAATGCGAGGCCCTCCACGGCCATAATTGGGATGTTGAAGTATTTGCTGCGGCAAAAAAACTGGACCTCGGCGGCCTGGCTATAGATTTCAGGACCCTTAGAGATAAATTGAACGCCGTCCTGGATTCGCTCGACCATCGCGACTTGAACGGCATAGTATTTTTTAAAAAAGGCAATCCCTCCGCGGAGAATATCGCGAAGTATATATACGATAATTTGAAGAAAGCGCTTAAGGGCGATAAGGTCTCGCTGAGGCGCGTGAGCGTCTGGGAGACGAGGGATTCCTGCGCCACGTATTTTGAATGA
- the murI gene encoding glutamate racemase: MRDKPIGVFDSGVGGLTVVKQLAKEMPAEDIIYFGDTARVPYGTKSPSTIKKFSIENVLFLLNFDVKLIIIACNTSSAIGLPFLSKYFSVPIIGVIKPGAKAAIRSTRNGRVGVIGTTATVLSKAYEKEIKALDPKIKVYSKDCPLFVPLVEEGWAGDGIVGIAAGKYLSGLKEKKIDTVILGCTHYPLLKPAIQKVMGKAVKLVDSAEETAREARNLLEECGLKYPGRRAGRPRFYVSDAPGKFLTVAKRFLGTDVKTAEQVKDV, translated from the coding sequence GTGAGAGATAAACCTATAGGGGTTTTTGACTCGGGCGTAGGCGGGCTCACCGTCGTCAAACAACTGGCGAAAGAGATGCCTGCCGAGGACATCATCTATTTCGGCGACACCGCGCGCGTCCCTTACGGTACGAAATCCCCGTCGACGATAAAGAAATTTTCGATAGAGAATGTCCTCTTCCTGCTGAATTTCGACGTGAAGCTTATTATCATCGCCTGCAACACTTCGTCCGCGATAGGATTGCCTTTCCTCTCCAAATATTTCAGCGTGCCGATAATCGGCGTCATCAAGCCCGGCGCGAAGGCGGCGATACGCTCGACCAGGAACGGACGGGTGGGCGTAATAGGGACGACGGCTACGGTCCTGAGCAAGGCCTATGAGAAGGAGATAAAGGCCCTCGACCCGAAGATTAAAGTTTACAGCAAGGACTGCCCTCTATTCGTCCCGCTCGTCGAAGAGGGCTGGGCCGGCGACGGCATAGTCGGCATAGCGGCGGGGAAATATCTCTCCGGGCTCAAAGAAAAGAAGATAGATACAGTGATCCTCGGCTGCACGCATTACCCTCTCCTGAAACCCGCCATACAAAAGGTGATGGGTAAGGCGGTAAAACTTGTGGATTCGGCGGAGGAGACGGCGAGAGAGGCGCGGAACCTGCTTGAGGAGTGCGGGTTGAAATACCCGGGCCGGAGAGCGGGCCGTCCCAGATTTTACGTAAGCGACGCGCCGGGTAAGTTCCTGACCGTCGCGAAGAGATTCCTCGGCACGGACGTCAAGACAGCCGAACAGGTGAAGGATGTTTGA
- a CDS encoding N-acetylmuramoyl-L-alanine amidase, whose protein sequence is MITRRLFLVIFAAVLLFTAGCATAPRMGAIRGALSSQAVKIGGKSYIPLTLIAGYYQARCEWDPVARRADLIKENKIFAFYVGMDYAAINGKPERLSSPVVFYEGSVAIPADFAIDSIARVLSPPRITGPRPPVTQKYLVRKIVIDAGHGGNDPGAIGRTGLKEKDLVLDVARRVKEQLNENGVDVVMTRDRDKFIPLEKRSQIANENNVDFFVSIHANSARLKGAKGFEVYYLSTAVDDNARAVEAAENSFLKFDDSSFQRRNTDLEATLWDLVYTENREESIELARNISKSVDASTTLHCRGVKSARFYVLKGAQMPAVLVEIGFISNLAEEKDLKSASFREDIASAIAKGILNYKKIYESTDGFTQ, encoded by the coding sequence ATGATAACGAGAAGGCTATTCCTGGTGATTTTCGCGGCGGTTCTTCTTTTTACCGCGGGATGCGCGACCGCCCCGAGGATGGGAGCGATACGGGGCGCGCTTTCATCACAGGCCGTGAAGATCGGCGGCAAAAGTTATATACCGCTGACGCTCATCGCCGGATACTACCAGGCCAGGTGTGAATGGGACCCGGTGGCGAGAAGGGCCGACCTCATCAAGGAGAACAAGATATTCGCTTTTTATGTCGGCATGGACTACGCCGCTATAAACGGAAAGCCGGAAAGATTAAGTTCCCCGGTGGTCTTTTATGAGGGTTCGGTCGCGATACCCGCTGATTTCGCCATCGATTCGATAGCTAGAGTGCTCAGCCCTCCGCGGATCACCGGCCCCAGGCCGCCGGTCACACAAAAATACCTGGTAAGGAAAATTGTTATCGATGCGGGCCATGGCGGCAATGATCCCGGGGCGATAGGCCGGACCGGATTAAAAGAAAAAGACCTCGTCCTCGATGTAGCCAGGCGCGTAAAAGAACAGCTGAACGAGAACGGCGTCGATGTGGTCATGACCCGCGACAGGGACAAGTTTATCCCGCTGGAAAAGAGGTCGCAGATAGCCAACGAGAACAACGTCGATTTCTTTGTCAGTATCCATGCCAATTCGGCGAGACTGAAAGGCGCGAAGGGGTTCGAGGTATATTACCTGTCGACCGCGGTCGATGACAACGCCCGCGCCGTGGAAGCCGCCGAGAATTCTTTCCTGAAATTTGACGATTCCTCTTTCCAGCGCCGCAATACGGACCTCGAGGCGACGCTCTGGGACCTCGTATATACCGAGAACAGGGAAGAATCGATAGAGCTAGCCCGGAATATCTCGAAATCCGTGGACGCGTCTACCACCCTTCATTGCCGCGGCGTCAAGAGCGCGAGGTTCTATGTATTAAAGGGTGCGCAGATGCCGGCCGTGCTGGTCGAGATCGGTTTTATATCCAATCTTGCGGAAGAAAAAGACCTTAAGAGCGCCTCGTTCAGGGAGGATATAGCATCGGCGATAGCGAAAGGGATACTCAATTACAAGAAGATCTATGAATCTACCGACGGATTTACCCAGTGA
- the smpB gene encoding SsrA-binding protein SmpB — protein MADETVATNREARHNYHILETFEAGIALQGAEVKSLRDKKANLKDSFARIDDDELFLYNMHISPYPQAGRFAPDPKRRRKLLMHKPQINKLQGDLAQKGLTLVPLKIYFKKGMAKAEIALVKGKKLYDRREDIKKRASDRDLRREVRGKG, from the coding sequence ATGGCAGACGAGACAGTTGCCACAAATAGGGAAGCCCGTCATAATTACCACATCCTCGAGACCTTCGAGGCGGGTATAGCCCTTCAGGGCGCGGAGGTGAAGTCCCTGAGGGACAAGAAGGCAAACCTGAAGGACAGTTTTGCCAGGATAGACGATGACGAGCTTTTTCTCTATAATATGCATATCTCGCCGTATCCTCAGGCAGGCAGGTTCGCGCCCGACCCCAAGAGGCGGCGTAAGCTATTGATGCATAAGCCCCAGATAAACAAGCTTCAGGGGGACCTGGCCCAGAAAGGCCTTACGCTTGTCCCGCTGAAGATATATTTCAAGAAGGGCATGGCCAAGGCAGAGATCGCCCTGGTGAAGGGCAAAAAGCTCTATGACAGGCGGGAAGACATCAAGAAACGCGCCTCCGACAGGGATTTACGTCGGGAAGTAAGAGGGAAAGGGTAA